One Nicotiana tomentosiformis chromosome 4, ASM39032v3, whole genome shotgun sequence genomic window carries:
- the LOC138910457 gene encoding uncharacterized protein yields the protein MNDEEQKRLERFGRLYPPTFSGTESEDAQDFLDRCQPLLRTASILETIRVSFTTFQLTGATFRLWETYTRREELCKQFEYLCQEDLSVTQYEMRFSELARYAVCLVPTEREKIRRFINGLKHQFCFVIILGNIAGAKFDGMVYSARRLEMVCIQERDEREAKRSRGPGNSSSVPSRG from the exons ATGAAtgacgaggagcagaagagattagagaggtttgggagactctatcctccaactttcagtggaactgagtcagaggatgctcaggatttcttggacagatgcCAGCCATTGCTTCGTACAGCGAGTATTCTGGAGACCAttagggtctcatttactacttttcagttgacCGGGGCAACCTTCAGATTGTGGGAGACTTAT ACTCGCAGAGAGGAACTGTGCAAGCAGTTTGAGTATTTATGTCAGGAGGACCTGtccgtgacccagtatgagatgcggttttcaGAATTGGCTCGTTATGCAGTTTgtttggttcccactgagagggagaagatcaggaggttcattaatggcctcaaacATCAGTTCTGTTTTGTTATCATTCTGGGAAATATAGCAGGTGCTAAATTCGACGGAATGGTTTACAGTGCTCGGCGGCTAGAGATGGTCTGTATTCAGGAGCGTgacgagagggaggccaagaggtctcgtggtccGGGTAATTCCAGCAGTGTTCCTTCTAGGGGATAG